The segment ggaggagctagAGATTTGATAGCTGTTGAGCTCGATTATCCGCTCAAAGACGCCCCGAGTAGTATCATCGAATTTGGTAAGAGATATGGGGTAAACGAATATGAACTTCGCGTGATGCTTGAGCGGCAGACTGCAAAATTGAATCCTAGAAATCGGGTTAGGATCATCGGATCATGCAATGGTTTAGTGTGTATCTCTCCAGGTTGGATGTTAAAACGGTAAAACCCACCCTATTCAAAAACCATCCTAATTAAAAACACATAcccatctatactattatttgcgaagtaaaattttggattcgagctctcacgttaaaagttagaatggttaatatcgtttatacccttaatgaataaaatatataaattaactccaaaacaaaaacgaatttaaatgattaaaaataataataacaataataagaagaattatctgaaacctaatatatattaaaaaataaaatatgatataaacacatatatattgtgttgttatgtaaaattttggattcgagctctcacgttaaaagttagagtggttaatatcgtttatacccttaatgaataaaatatataaattaactccaaaacaaaaacgaatttaaatgattaaaaataataataacaataataagaagaattatctgaaacctaatatatattaaaaaataaaatatgatataaacacatatatattgtgttgttatctgaaattatcttttaataacaaattaaactaaaataaaacagaaaaaaacataactaaagattaatcaagaaaattatcaattttatataactgaaaagagaacatttagtttataatactatattcaaagcgattttctttctctcacgttaaaagttatagcgtttaaaatcttcattatctttaatacataattagattagatttgttaatatataattactcacaaatttaaaacgaatttcattaatttgattctcatcattatctacaaaattatatattatgtgatccaataatatttacattaaaatatttttaaaataaatataaatccatatatatagttttatgaattttttgtcagcatatagttttatgaatatatgaatattttcaaattgtttacataataaatatttttttattaaaataaactttattgtatataaaattaatatttatttaattattaaatatatcaaaagcatgaaaataatttattttaatggttctcgaattgataatatatttatttagtaatttgtaaaattattaagcccgcaactgcgggcaaaacacctagtttaaatctatttttaactatttttaaaaatagatttattagTGGTACCTATTTAGATCCAGTAATTTTGCACTAACCCATTTAAACTATTGCTGataactttttagttttatattattttaacaaaaattaaattaaacaaatattttttttactgatttatttattatattaacgCAAATCCAGTTTTTCCGTTAGAACCGAGTTTTCATGTTAAAAccacaaaaaaacaatatttcatattaaaaccgcaaaatcaagtttttccgaCAAAATTGCAAAATCGAATTTTATCAGTACAATCAAGTTTTTCTGCTAAACCCAAAAAATCAAATTTGGTTGCCAAAACAGCAATATCAAAATTTccgtcaaaacaaaaaaaaatgtattttcgcCAAAATTGTAAAAGTAGAATTTTTTCGCCAAAACTACAAAATCAGAATTTTTCTGTTTAAACCGAAAAATCCAGTTTTCTCATCaaaattacacaattacattttcccgtaaaaataattaattaaatttattatttattttttaaaatcgtTAAAAGTCCGCGAACAGAACCATTATAACATACCTATCTCCAGGTGAAGGTGAAGGTGAAGGCACTATGTTCTTGTATAATCCAACCACTGGAGAATCCAAGAGATTACCTGTGACTATACCTCGTAGATATGAAGAAGAGTTCCGAATTTGTGGATTTGGCTTTGATGATCTGACCGATGATTACAAAGTAGTGAAGCTTGTTCCTGATGTTCGTGCCCATGTTGTCAACGCTAGTGTCTACTCCTTGAAGGCAAACTCTTGGAGATGAATACGTGATTTGAAGGATCGGGAATGGGTTTTACTCCGGTGTGAATCTCAACGGTGCGTGCCACTGGGTGTTTACGCTTCAGGACGGTGATCACTACCAGAAGAATGGTGTTAGCATTTGATATTAAAACCGAGGAGTTTCGAGAGATGCCGTTGCCTGATGAAGCTGAGTATTTTCCTCTTGGTTTCGTACATTTGGGGGTCGGGATCCTCAACGGGTGTCTCTCTGTAGTGAATAGTTGCTACATTTTTCACAATGATATATGGGTGATGAATGAGTATGGTGTAGCGAGTTCGTGGAGCAAGATCCGGATCAGCTTGTTCTACAAGTCGATGAAACCCTTGTGTTCCACTAACAAGAATAAAGAGTTTCTTCTGAAACTTGATGGAAACTTGGTCTTGTACAATTTTGAGACCAATGCGTCGTGGAATTTGGGGATTCGCGGGGTAGAGCTTAGTGACAAGTTCGAGACCAGTACGTACGTAGAGAGCCTCATCGCCAAACTCGTATGGTGTTGAGAACTGAACGAGAACATTTTGGTTGGCTCCATCATGTTTCTATCCATGTTATTTAACATAATGCACAACCTTATGTAAcaactaaaatcaaaataaaaagttgtatattttttttttttatcacaataaAAAAGTTGTATATTCTCTATGTTAGTATTAATGAAACATTTAATGAGAATTGAAAAGAACTCAATGCGTTAAATAGGACTGTTACTCATACGGACTAAAGCCAATGACCTTCCTCGTATGTCTTTAACCCGAGGTAGCTATAAGACTGCGCGAGCTCTCCTTGGAAAACCCTGAAGACGGTGAGCGTGTACAGCCTTCTGCACTGCTGTTTGACGGGCTCTTTCGTCTGGTGGAGAAACGGCTGCGAGTTGAAATAAACTACAATCAAGCCGCTATAAAAATCTTGGTTACTAACTTACTAACCGGGATAAACCAAATTGAATTTTATAACATTCACATAAACCAGACGTTTATGACCTTTTCTTATCCTGGTAATATATACTTCAGTAAGGAGAGGCAGATTAATATATGAATGAATTTGAATCAATAAAGAATGAATTTAAtcctccattttttttttgcagtaaAACTACCCTATATACATATTACACGTCGAAGCAAAGAGAGGAAACCaatgagaacaaaaaaaatgatgatgCATGATGCATGTCTTATACTACCAAGCGCAATGcatgtctttcttttttttgtattaagAGTGTGTGTTACAAAATTAACTCTCTCtttagtttctctttttttagtgtgtgtgtgtgtgctaCACTTGGTTCTTTCTCGCTCTCTTCGATAGCACCCTGCCTGGATCTTCTCCATCTCCTAGTATATATACGTGccattttcttatatatatattttgtttgccTCTACTCTTCTAATGAATGTCTTGATGAACGGTACAAATCATACGGAGCCCAAAGATGATCAACAATACAAGGCTTCCTTGAATCTAATCTCAACCACGGCTTCCCTTTCCCACTCCAATGAAGAAGACTTATCGGACCCGGATGCAACGTTCTACATTTCCCTTCGAAGTTATCACCTCCTAGACCATGCTGGTTCCACCGATGATCAACAGCTTTAATATCTCCGGCGAATATCAATAAAAACGGAGGCAATGATCCCAAATGGTATATCCTCTTCTGCTTCTGAACGGTCATCCACTCTTCTACCTTCTGTGTATACATCCCTCTCCTCCATTTACCAACGTCCACGACCATAACGCCCGTGTTGAAATAACATGGGCGTTTTCCCTCGAGGACTTTGACTAGTTCCGGGTCCGACCAGAAAGCTTTGGTGAAATAGTAGGTGAAGTTCGCGTGGCAGTACTCGGGAGCTGCCACGACTTTACCTTCCATCTCCACATGCCATAGCTTCTCTATGTCATCGACCACGACGAGGTCTGAGTCTAGGTATATGATCCGGTCGACGCTGGTGGGAATGATATCCGCGAGGTAGATTCTCGCGTAGTTTAGAGGCTGGTCCAGGGCTTGCCTGATGGACTTGGAGATTTTGCTGCGGACTAGGTTTGGATCGAACGTGTAGATCTTGAAGTTTAGGTAAGGGAAGGTTGATTTGATGCTGGAGAAGAGGTCGTTTTCGAAATGAGGAAGGGAGAGGAAATGAAAAGAGAGGTTTTCAGGACAGGTTGAATGTTGTAGGAGAGACAAGACAGCAGCCATTGTTCCACGGAGGTAGTTTGTGTCTAGAGTCATGGCTATATGAATCTTATCAGCCTCATCACATTGATCACCGTTTCTAAAAGCTGGGGCTTCTCTGAATACAGGAAGGGTTGGAGCAGAAGGCTTATGGAGAATGACTCCAACACGAACCGTGGTTGTGGAGGTTGTGAACAAGAGGAAGATAAAGGACAGGAGGCCTAGGAGTTGTGTGTAGGAGAGGCTCCTTGAGGCCATCCTGAACCTAATTCTCAGGTaaagtcttttatttttatttttttggttttaacaaaaaaaggtttattacaatttaaaaagaTGAATAGTTAATAGAGCCATTGGTAGGGAGGGGCTAGAATAAAGGGTTTTGAGGAGAGGCTTGTTTTATTAGCAGTCGGAATGTGAGGAAGAGATTGAAGTTCGGAGTGTTTCCCCCAAACAATCTTTgtctaaaaaaaatctatttcaTGTGAAATAGGGAAGAAGAGAAGCCTGTTGTCTAATTAAATTGGGGAGAGTTTTTAGATTGTGCTGATCAATTTGCTTTGCTGTCGTTTCTTTTAGTTGATTGTGCCGGcggtttttttttataaagaaaattctaaaattagaATAACAAATTTCGTCTAAAAATGTAAAGCATATGGTTTTCATGTAGTTCGAGAGAAAAACAAATTTTCTTATGTTAATCCATCTAAAAATAGAGCTAGATGTTTCACATCTCTTTATTTAATTTGGTAACCatattttgataatatcatCATACCAACTGAACTAGTTAAGAAAGTATGTGATACACACTCCACATTTCAAGTATTAAGAAAAATGTGTATGTTACTCCAATCTTCATGCATGCCACCGAGACATATAAATAAACATGCTGTTATTCATTGAAAAAAAATCTGTTGAAAGTCTTTAACTGGATTTGCTGAAGTGTTTCAAACACTAAAAGCTTGTTGGTTTTTTCAGCAACGAAAACGTGATCATAGATGCATGCTTACACCAACAAGACTAGTTATTAGTGGCAAATTTTTCAAGTTCAAACTTTGGTTTTGACCAAGTAAAAACATttgcaaagaagaaaatctGAGAATCGAGAACGAATCAATATGCTAAAAGATTAGctttattcaaaaaatacatgtatataaaaaGATAACGTAAACAAATGGCATTTCAAACCGAGTGCTCGTAGCTTGGTGGTAAAGGAGGTACAGCTGTACTAcccgccacctgggttcgagCCTTGAccacaacggatttaacatcccttccgttggggcgctggaccccctTCGGGGGATAGTTGGGAATGTGGCTGCCCAGATACcagagttataaaaaaaaaaaccaaatggCATTTCGTTGATGGGAAAAATAGCATAAAGTAAAGGACTAAAGAATATGCGCTTTGTCTTTGAGTGCAGTGCAAGAATTTCGCGCGTGCATGTGCTTACTGGCGAGTGGCGGCAAAAGAAAGACAACTTGTTTCTTTTAGCAATGACACTGTCTGTATATGGAAACAAAAGAAACGTAGCTGTCACGCAAAGAAGTGTGTGACACAATGTGAGGCCACTCTCTTTAACTGGGTCCAACGATTCCTCCTTACGTTTGGGTATATTAAAGGTGTATTATCATCTAGATAGTAGTAAAATTACGGTTAAGGAGGGCCCAATAGAGCATTAGGCCTATTAGTCCGTTTATTAACGGAAACGATATAATCACATTGATGATTGTTTCTTCTGTACTTTTTCTCTGTCACATATTTCATCATATATAGCAAAGCTAACTAAAGAAAAGTTCAAAAGTAAATGCAGAGCTTCTCGGCTATGCTATTCTGTACCAAGTTACATTTCTCCAACAATTCATTTAATCTATAACTCTCCTTATCCTTCACCGTCACTTCTTTTCCTTTACTCCCCCTCCATGAGCTCTCTGTTTCATCAGCTAACTCCTCACCCTCAGCAATCATCATATCAATCCTTCTCGAAGCTTCTCAGCTCTTCTCCAACATCGACTCATCTATGTCTCTATCATCAATCTGAACTGATTCTACTTGTACATCTCTCTGGGATTTGTGATTACGTGGAGGAGGAGACGACTTCGAGGGGGTGCAACTGACTTGGACCATTTCGTGAAGTAATGGAAGATTTGGACGAGAGGATTGGTATGATGCATCTTCAGACGAGAACTTATCAGCATAATAGCTTGAAGAAGCTGACATGGTGAGATCGGAGTTCAGTACGTAAGCTGAGGAAGACGATGAATCTAGCACACCCATTATCCGCCAGTTAATGATCCTCTGGAAGACACCGATCCATCTCGGGATGATACGGTAGTAGCTTGAGTTATGGAGTTCGAGTCTAGTGTTTCTTTGTAGCATCACTCTTGCTTCTTTGCTGGCTAATGAGTCTCCCATGAGACTGCTCGTCTGTGTCAAATACTCAACTAAGCATCCCTCAAGCCGTTCCGTATAGTCCTCTATCTCGGCACCAGAAGCACATCCTAGTGTTAACCATGTCAAATCATCTTCGAAACATGGAAGCTTACAGTTCTCGAGCACGGAGTTGAGTTGTTCGATGCTCTCAGCACTGCTCCAGTCCACGTTGGGTAGATACCGCTTCACCATTATATGTTCTTTTCTATTACCGTCGTCGAGCAACATTGTCTCAGGGCCAGGCCAACCGATCGGATTAGCTTCAGCAGCAGAAGTGATGTTTCTTTTTAATCTTTCCAATGCGTCGTTGAAGGCTGATATGCAGATGTTAGGATCAACTTCATGATCTGGCATCTTCTTAAGAACCTCCAGTGAAAAACTAAAATGCGTCAGAACAAGTTCCCGCGGTTTAACGTGATGAAGATTTGGTTGCAGAGGTGAATTGCCCGCAAGCCATTTAAGCCCGTCCCTTAGCCGTGAGTCGCTGAAAAAACGAACTTCATGTCCCTTCTGGGACTTATTGGCAATAGAAACGATGTTGAAGCTTGCTATCTTTGATTTGTCAATATCATGGAGGCCTAGTTCAGAGACGAGATTTGTATCAGGGTCCAAGCTTTCTCCATTGCTTGAGCTGATTAGAACGAGAAGGGGAAGGAGTGAACCGTTAGGTACTGACCCAAGAATTTGGTTAAGATGTGTTCTCTGGAGGTTCAGAGGGAGGGCTTCAGATGCAAGGAAGATAACTGCACTTGCACCACGTGTGCTTTCACGAAGATCATTATCAGCTTCCACATCCCTAGCTACTGAGAGACAGCATCTAAAATCAGAATCAGACCCACTTGCAACCCGTTTATTCCATACCGACACACCCGGAGCTGAAAACACCAGATTATCATCCGAGATACTATGTTCTGTGTGAGGGATAAGCTTTGATGATAACCATCGACTGGCTTCTGCATGTGTATCCTGACCTGATGCCTTAACTGATTTTAATTGAGTACATAGGATGACCTTCCACCATATGCATTTGGATTCTGGATTCCTTTCGACTAATATATCAGCTACCACATCTGAAATATTCAGCCTTGACCATGATTTTTCACGTTCTTCAAATCTCCTCTTCATCGCTTGATCAATGTCAAACTCACCACAAGTCTTCGATTGCTGTGTATGAAGCGAGAACCGAAGTTAGACGACCAACCTCAATAGTAAATGCCTTAAAAGACTTTTATTGCTTCCTTGAAAACTGAAACTTACACGAGTTTTGCTGAGTCTGATAGGAGTGCCCAGGGTTAGAGAATTCAGTGCAGCTGCTGCAGCTAACTGTTGACGCTCCCGCAATTCACTTTGACGTGAAGACCACCGCTTCCATAGTCTGTGAAGATTTAGAAtagaaaagttaaaaaaaaaaaaagtaacctAAACCAATTATCAACTTGCATGAGCTGGTAGACCTTATGATCAACTTGAGCTTGGCCTTCGCCACTTCCTCATCATACTGATTTGTGATGTCCTCACGTCCATCCTCGTCTTCCTGTTCAGTGCCATGGAAGCTCTCTTCCAAGGTAGCAGTCATCGCAGCTTCAGGTACTGCTTCTTCCAAAGCAGATATGTTTTCTACACTCCTTGGAGACTCTGAAATGGTAGTTACAGCCACTCTCTCCATAGGCATGGACTTTGTACTTTGTTGCAAAGTAGGTCCAGGCACAAGATTCGTTTGCATATGCCCTGAAAATGGACTTTGTTGCAAAGTAGGTCCAGGCACAAGATTCGTTTGCATATGCTCTGCACATGGAAATTTAATTTCCACAGGAGATATACTAGTGTGGCCGTCGTTAGGTTGTTTCTTCAAATTCGAGGAATTAGCTTGAGGAAATCCAGGAGAATAGAAATTCAGGGGAGAATGAAATTCACCAGCCGGCGTAGAGTGGTTTCCTTTCTGTTGATCCACTGCTGGTTTTACATCAGACGGCCGCACTGGATTTGTAACAGATATCCTCACTGGCTGGTCCTCCTCCAATAAGAGGGAAGTCTTGGAATTGGTCATTTCTTTATCAACTAGACGCACTGATGTTTGTTTCTTAAGACTTTGAGCAGGCGGCCTTTCCTGTTGATATCCTTTATTTGCTTCTATCGGCAAGGATGACAACGGAGAGGGAGCAGAAACATCTTCCTCCATCGAGAGAGCATACACATCTTCCACAATGGTTCTTGACTTTTTCATGTGAACAAGTTTTGAGCATTTTGTTTTGTAGTCCATATCAGCATGGAGAAACAGGTCCTCCTTTACCATGTATGGCTCTTCAAACTCTTTTATTGAAAACCCATGGTACTCCAACAGGGCTTCTATGTCCTCTTCCTGTATTCCATCACCGGAAGAAAAATGTAAGACCTCTAGCAATTTCTCTGTGATAGACCACGACAGGGATACACCAAGTAGCTAATCGATGGAAAAATTACCTCCATCCCTATCCACTTTGACACATCTGAAACTGGAATACCCTGATTATTTTGGATACCCGCGTGCAGGGAAGCAAGAGCCTGAGTTCTTAGCTGATGAAACATAATAAAGCTTAGATCTCGGGGAATTAACCACACACCAACACGGTAAGAATGATAACTTTTAAACCGACACCACAGATAAGGGCTGACCTTCGAAAAGTGAGCATGCATTAGACATGCTTGAAGATAACTTGCTTTCCGTGCGAGGCGAAAGAAGGCAATGAAGTTGCCAGTTCTACAACCTCTGTAATTGCACAAATGGTTTCAGTACGTAGATCACATTAACAAACTAACACCCCAAAAAAGTTCAAGGAAGTACCTGGCTACACTGCGGGCAAAGAGAACTTCTGAAGTTTGCCTTATTTCTGGAGTCATGTTGGCAAGATCAAGAGAAAGCTCAGACGGTTCAACCTAACAAGAAGAATTTATAGTCAGGATAAGAACTTAGCACAAACTTTTTGACCGCAAATTCCACCAAGAAATACTTACCTTATAGCCAGGGTGCTTGTCGAGTTTGAGAAGAGCATAATAGCCACGGAACTCTTTTTCTGTGGGAATGGCGATTCCTCTCTTCCTGTGATCATCATACATTTGAAACAACTCAACGGATGTCTTGTTCATCTGCTCAATATTCAGGTGTGCATCAAACCCCTCAGAGAATCCCTCTCCTTTAGTAAATTCACATAACTCATGCATTGCAATGATGTGAAGTCTTATCTGTAACAAGGAAATCAATAATAAGAAACACACATTCAAAAGCAGAATATCGCTTATCATCATTCATAAGATCAGAAAACGCAGACCATTTGCTCCAGTAAAGTAATAGCTTCTCGGTTGAAAATATGCTGCATTCTTAAATCCATTCGAATAGCTCTCATCCTATCCCATAAGAAATTATACATGCCAAGAAAGTTTTCATTGTAAGGGCGGTCTAGCAAACTCAGCAAATATTCCATAGTATTCTGCAGGATTGGCATGGGTCGTATCAAAATGGCTTCTCGCTCCGCCGTCCTGGTATACTACTCAAAGGCAGATTTACAAAACAGTGAATGGGCGGTCTAGCATATGTAATCTTAAGAAAGAATCTGATACTTAATGGATAAGGTAAACTTACTTTCTTCACAGCAAGGGCTTTGCTCGTCTGATACCTATCTCCATCTACACGCTCATAATGGTCCAAGTCACCCTTCCTCTCACGCTCCCCCCGTTCTGACTCTGGgaagatgaaaaaaaatttcCTCATTATATTTGTTCTACAATCACATTACTCACTCGAACTAGACATCAACTGTTCGTAACTCATTTCTTTTTTAATCAGATTAAAGAAACCAAATACTATACACTGAGTTGTCGTTTTATAAGCATGTCTCAAGCTTATGCTTACCAGGACACATGTCAGGGCATAATCCAACGATAAGAGAGGGCTGCTCCGAGGTTTCATAATCAGAAAAAGCATCTTCCTTCAGATCATCCCTATTTGATTCATGTGAATTGAATGTTTGTTTGTTGTCCAGAGGCTTCACAGTTCTATTTACAGGTCGGGCTGGAACAGGGTCCAGTTCACCCTT is part of the Raphanus sativus cultivar WK10039 chromosome 5, ASM80110v3, whole genome shotgun sequence genome and harbors:
- the LOC108857918 gene encoding LOW QUALITY PROTEIN: F-box/kelch-repeat protein At3g06240 (The sequence of the model RefSeq protein was modified relative to this genomic sequence to represent the inferred CDS: inserted 4 bases in 2 codons; deleted 1 base in 1 codon; substituted 1 base at 1 genomic stop codon), giving the protein NLYALELDSIGGDVSEGGGGARDLIAVELDYPLKDAPSSIIEFGKRYGVNEYELRVMLERQTAKLNPRNRVRIIGSCNGLVCISPGEGTMFLYNPTTGESKRLPVTIPRRYEEEFRICGFGFDDLTDDYKVVKLVPDVRAHVVNASVYSLKANSWRXIRDLXRIGNGFYSGVNLNGACHWVFTLQDGDHYQRMVLAFDIKTEEFREMPLPDEAEYFPLGFVHLGVGILNGCLSVVNSCYIFHNDIWVMNEYGVASSWSKIRISLFYKSMKPLCSTNKNKEFLLKLDGNLVLYNFETNASWNLGIRGVELSDKFETSTYVESLXSPNSYGVEN
- the LOC108862419 gene encoding probable galacturonosyltransferase-like 4, with translation MASRSLSYTQLLGLLSFIFLLFTTSTTTVRVGVILHKPSAPTLPVFREAPAFRNGDQCDEADKIHIAMTLDTNYLRGTMAAVLSLLQHSTCPENLSFHFLSLPHFENDLFSSIKSTFPYLNFKIYTFDPNLVRSKISKSIRQALDQPLNYARIYLADIIPTSVDRIIYLDSDLVVVDDIEKLWHVEMEGKVVAAPEYCHANFTYYFTKAFWSDPELVKVLEGKRPCYFNTGVMVVDVGKWRRGMYTQKVEEWMTVQKQKRIYHLGSLPPFLLIFAGDIKAVDHRWNQHGLGGDNFEGKCRTLHPGPISLLHWSGKGKPWLRLDSRKPCIVDHLWAPYDLYRSSRHSLEE
- the LOC108862417 gene encoding SAC3 family protein B, which produces MSFSPFGKDVGPAMSSKPSPFTTFGASDPPRPTLNPQFGHDESRNFLKDHSERSPATSPASTSHTLSRSGTDVVEIGRSHDSKRKSRSDLLPDRSLGLSRRNYSPGSGFGNGSLVDDFQQPSSQTWIRSPSSADSNRVRSRISPKRLEQSPSSPFPYAHEAVEIQEATKRNSSALAHSHKPLHDNPVFPQHDSRRSPTIPPASGTKSFMLSRSSDSQFPGQPSSVNNSNNAVKTSGSPATKRTRSPPLYPVEEDIQGNSFSSVSCTEGEEQARAKRLARFKGELDPVPARPVNRTVKPLDNKQTFNSHESNRDDLKEDAFSDYETSEQPSLIVGLCPDMCPESERGERERKGDLDHYERVDGDRYQTSKALAVKKYTRTAEREAILIRPMPILQNTMEYLLSLLDRPYNENFLGMYNFLWDRMRAIRMDLRMQHIFNREAITLLEQMIRLHIIAMHELCEFTKGEGFSEGFDAHLNIEQMNKTSVELFQMYDDHRKRGIAIPTEKEFRGYYALLKLDKHPGYKVEPSELSLDLANMTPEIRQTSEVLFARSVARGCRTGNFIAFFRLARKASYLQACLMHAHFSKLRTQALASLHAGIQNNQGIPVSDVSKWIGMEEEDIEALLEYHGFSIKEFEEPYMVKEDLFLHADMDYKTKCSKLVHMKKSRTIVEDVYALSMEEDVSAPSPLSSLPIEANKGYQQERPPAQSLKKQTSVRLVDKEMTNSKTSLLLEEDQPVRISVTNPVRPSDVKPAVDQQKGNHSTPAGEFHSPLNFYSPGFPQANSSNLKKQPNDGHTSISPVEIKFPCAEHMQTNLVPGPTLQQSPFSGHMQTNLVPGPTLQQSTKSMPMERVAVTTISESPRSVENISALEEAVPEAAMTATLEESFHGTEQEDEDGREDITNQYDEEVAKAKLKLIIRLWKRWSSRQSELRERQQLAAAAALNSLTLGTPIRLSKTRQSKTCGEFDIDQAMKRRFEEREKSWSRLNISDVVADILVERNPESKCIWWKVILCTQLKSVKASGQDTHAEASRWLSSKLIPHTEHSISDDNLVFSAPGVSVWNKRVASGSDSDFRCCLSVARDVEADNDLRESTRGASAVIFLASEALPLNLQRTHLNQILGSVPNGSLLPLLVLISSSNGESLDPDTNLVSELGLHDIDKSKIASFNIVSIANKSQKGHEVRFFSDSRLRDGLKWLAGNSPLQPNLHHVKPRELVLTHFSFSLEVLKKMPDHEVDPNICISAFNDALERLKRNITSAAEANPIGWPGPETMLLDDGNRKEHIMVKRYLPNVDWSSAESIEQLNSVLENCKLPCFEDDLTWLTLGCASGAEIEDYTERLEGCLVEYLTQTSSLMGDSLASKEARVMLQRNTRLELHNSSYYRIIPRWIGVFQRIINWRIMGVLDSSSSSAYVLNSDLTMSASSSYYADKFSSEDASYQSSRPNLPLLHEMVQVSCTPSKSSPPPRNHKSQRDVQVESVQIDDRDIDESMLEKS